The DNA region TGCGTGGAGGCCGGCGGCCCGGAGCCCGGCATAGGCTGCGCCGGCCGCGGGATCATAGCAACGTTCCAGCTCCTTGAGCGCCTCGACGCCCTGAAGGGCGACGTTATAGTCTACGATGTCCTGGGGGATGTCGTATGCGGGGGGTTTGCGATGCCTATGCGCGAGGGTTATGCCCGGGAGATCTACCTGGTCACCTCCGGTGAACTCATGTCCATCTACGCCGCAAACAACATAGCCAGAGCCATCGCCCGTCTATCCCGCCGGGCGCGGAGCAGGTGCTCCCTCGGCGGCGTCATCTGCAACGCAAAGAACATCGAGGGCGAGGCGGAACTGGTGGAGGAGTTCGCCCGCCGGATCAACTCCCGCATGATCGCCTATATCCCGCGGTCGAGGATCGTGCAGGTTGCAGAACTGCAGAAACGGACCGTCATCGAGTATGCCCCCGAATCCGAGCAGGCCGGGGTTTACCGGGATCTCGCACGGCTGGTATACGGTAACGATACAACGAGCATCCCCACGCCCATGGAGATGGATGAGATCGAATCCTTCGCCCTCGAGTTCGTCCAGGTTTGAGGGTTGCACCCTGACCGGGGCTCTATCTGTGGCAACTGAGGTGAGGGACGCCGTCTGCGTCATCCACGGCCCGGCGGGCTGCACCCACCACAACTTCTCTCTCCTGCACGCCACCAGCCTCTCGAACGACCGCCCTGCTCTCCCCCGGCTGCTCTCCACCAGCCTGGTGGAGAGCGATATCATCTTCGGGGGTGA from Methanoculleus receptaculi includes:
- the cfbC gene encoding Ni-sirohydrochlorin a,c-diamide reductive cyclase ATP-dependent reductase subunit, which translates into the protein MKQIALYGKGGIGKSTTAANLSAALAEEGLDILQIGCDPKHDSTRMLVHGTWIPTVLDLIRERGDADITVDDVVYRGFAGVRCVEAGGPEPGIGCAGRGIIATFQLLERLDALKGDVIVYDVLGDVVCGGFAMPMREGYAREIYLVTSGELMSIYAANNIARAIARLSRRARSRCSLGGVICNAKNIEGEAELVEEFARRINSRMIAYIPRSRIVQVAELQKRTVIEYAPESEQAGVYRDLARLVYGNDTTSIPTPMEMDEIESFALEFVQV